One window of the Larus michahellis chromosome 24, bLarMic1.1, whole genome shotgun sequence genome contains the following:
- the TUFT1 gene encoding tuftelin isoform X1: MNGLKGWCAVLDVRPHGETPESVKVLRLTLPNDLPGDRREQAKQKPVGKAFAMVANRSSNAHSLASECIKSNDGDEEIIKVYLKARAEGGTNHEEHVNQLKSEVRYIQEARSSLKKLREDLSSKLENRQGDKQHAQVVLEQQNGSWLYPERLRDDSQEEQEEDCSGEDVEKIRQTAKRLFTKLQEAEKRHQLEKKTFERTVSQYQEEAEQTSAALRRAERSVAEKEVQVDELQRLLAGMEKEHRSLLLKMKEGEAELARLRSVEGDKLAEQDRSAQLEKEVATLREKIHHLDDMLKSQQRKVRQMIEQLQNSKTVIQAKDAVIQELKERVAYLEAENLEMHDRIEHLIEKQVSRGGHSSRARSKSEYVSSKRLTGPKPLPLIRVVET; this comes from the exons ATGAACGGGCTGAAGGGCTGGTGCGCGGTGCTGGACGTGCGGCCCCACGGCGAGACCCCG gagaGCGTGAAGGTGCTGCGGCTGACCCTGCCCAATGACCTGCCGGGAGACAGGCGCGAGCAGGCAAAGCAGAAG CCGGTGGGAAAAGCCTTCGCCATGGTGGCCAACAGATCCAGCAACGCTCACTCCCTGGCCTCCGAGTGCATCAAATCCAACGACGGCGATGAGGAGATCATCAAG GTTTATCTCAAGGCGCGAGCCGAGGGCGGCACGAACCACGAGGAGCACGTCAACCAGCTGAAAAGTGAAGTTCGTTACATCCAAGAG GCTAGAAGTTCTTTGAAGAAGCTGCGGGAAGACTTAAGTAGTAAACTTGAGAACAGACAAGGAGATAAACAGCACGCACAG GtggtgctggagcagcagaaCGGGAGCTGGCTCTACCCCGAGAGGCTGCGGGACGattcccaggaggagcag GAGGAGGACTGCTCAGGGGAGGACGTGGAAAAGATCCGACAGACGGCAAAGAGGCTCTTCACGAAGCTGCAGGAGGCTGAGAAGCGCCATCAGTTGGAGAAGAAAACCTTTGAG AGGACGGTCTCGCAGTACCAGGAGGAAGCGGAGCAGACGAGCGCTGCCCTGCGGAGAGCGGAGAGGAGCGTGGCGGAGAAGGAGGTGCAGGTGGACGAGCTGCAGAGGCTGCTGGCGGGGATGGAGAAG GAGCACAGGAGCTTGCTGCTGAAGATGAAAGAAGGCGAAGCAGAGCTGGCGAGGCTGAGAAGCGTGGAAGGTGACAAGCTCGCCGAACAAGACCG GTCAGcccagctggagaaggaggtggcCACGCTGCGGGAGAAGATACACCATCTGGACGACATGCTGAAGAGCCAGCAGCGCAAAGTCCGCCAGATGATCGAGCAG CTCCAGAACTCCAAAACGGTGATCCAGGCCAAAGACGCCGTGATCCAGGAGCTCAAGGAGAGAGTCGCTTACTTGGAGGCTGAG AACCTGGAGATGCACGACCGCATAGAGCACCTGATCGAGAAGCAAGTCAGTCGGGGCGGCCACAGCTCCCGAGCGCGCTCCAAGTCGGAGTACGTGAGCAG CAAAAGGCTGACGGGCCCCAAGCCGCTGCCTCTCATTCGAGTAGTGGAAACATGA
- the TUFT1 gene encoding tuftelin isoform X3, whose protein sequence is MNGLKGWCAVLDVRPHGETPESVKVLRLTLPNDLPGDRREQAKQKPVGKAFAMVANRSSNAHSLASECIKSNDGDEEIIKVYLKARAEGGTNHEEHVNQLKSEVRYIQEVVLEQQNGSWLYPERLRDDSQEEQEEDCSGEDVEKIRQTAKRLFTKLQEAEKRHQLEKKTFERTVSQYQEEAEQTSAALRRAERSVAEKEVQVDELQRLLAGMEKEHRSLLLKMKEGEAELARLRSVEGDKLAEQDRSAQLEKEVATLREKIHHLDDMLKSQQRKVRQMIEQLQNSKTVIQAKDAVIQELKERVAYLEAENLEMHDRIEHLIEKQVSRGGHSSRARSKSEYVSSKRLTGPKPLPLIRVVET, encoded by the exons ATGAACGGGCTGAAGGGCTGGTGCGCGGTGCTGGACGTGCGGCCCCACGGCGAGACCCCG gagaGCGTGAAGGTGCTGCGGCTGACCCTGCCCAATGACCTGCCGGGAGACAGGCGCGAGCAGGCAAAGCAGAAG CCGGTGGGAAAAGCCTTCGCCATGGTGGCCAACAGATCCAGCAACGCTCACTCCCTGGCCTCCGAGTGCATCAAATCCAACGACGGCGATGAGGAGATCATCAAG GTTTATCTCAAGGCGCGAGCCGAGGGCGGCACGAACCACGAGGAGCACGTCAACCAGCTGAAAAGTGAAGTTCGTTACATCCAAGAG GtggtgctggagcagcagaaCGGGAGCTGGCTCTACCCCGAGAGGCTGCGGGACGattcccaggaggagcag GAGGAGGACTGCTCAGGGGAGGACGTGGAAAAGATCCGACAGACGGCAAAGAGGCTCTTCACGAAGCTGCAGGAGGCTGAGAAGCGCCATCAGTTGGAGAAGAAAACCTTTGAG AGGACGGTCTCGCAGTACCAGGAGGAAGCGGAGCAGACGAGCGCTGCCCTGCGGAGAGCGGAGAGGAGCGTGGCGGAGAAGGAGGTGCAGGTGGACGAGCTGCAGAGGCTGCTGGCGGGGATGGAGAAG GAGCACAGGAGCTTGCTGCTGAAGATGAAAGAAGGCGAAGCAGAGCTGGCGAGGCTGAGAAGCGTGGAAGGTGACAAGCTCGCCGAACAAGACCG GTCAGcccagctggagaaggaggtggcCACGCTGCGGGAGAAGATACACCATCTGGACGACATGCTGAAGAGCCAGCAGCGCAAAGTCCGCCAGATGATCGAGCAG CTCCAGAACTCCAAAACGGTGATCCAGGCCAAAGACGCCGTGATCCAGGAGCTCAAGGAGAGAGTCGCTTACTTGGAGGCTGAG AACCTGGAGATGCACGACCGCATAGAGCACCTGATCGAGAAGCAAGTCAGTCGGGGCGGCCACAGCTCCCGAGCGCGCTCCAAGTCGGAGTACGTGAGCAG CAAAAGGCTGACGGGCCCCAAGCCGCTGCCTCTCATTCGAGTAGTGGAAACATGA
- the SNX27 gene encoding sorting nexin-27 isoform X1: MADEEGEGLPRSAAAAQRNGGGEGAPGGPGGPRVVRIVKSESGYGFNVRGQVSEGGQLRSINGELYAPLQHVSAVLGGGAADRAGVRKGDRILEVNGVNVEGATHKQVVDLIRAGEKELILTVLSVPPHEADNLDPSDDSLGQSFYDYTEKQAVPISIPTYKHVEQNGEKFVVYNVYMAGRQLCSKRYREFAILHQNLKREFANFTFPRLPGKWPFSLSEQQLDARRRGLEEYLEKVCSIRVIGESDIMQEFLSESDENYNGVSDVELRVALPDITTVTVRVKKNSTTDQVYQAVAAKVGMDSITANYFALFEVINHSFVRKLAPNEFPHKLYVQNYTSAVPGTCLTIRKWLFTTEEEVLLNDNDLAVTYFFHQAVDDVKKGYIKAEEKSYQLQKLCEQRKMVMYLNMLRTCEGYNEIIFPHCSCDSRRKGHVITAISIKHFKLHACTEEGQLENQVIAFEWDEMQRWDTDEEGMAFCFEYARGEKKPRWVKIFTPYFNYMHECFERVFCELKWRKEVEEEATGKDNENCSKDNMCSKNIFQMVRSQQRDAAT, from the exons ATGGCGGACGAGGAGGGCGAGGGGCTGCcgcgctcggcggcggcggcgcagcggaacggcggcggggagggggccccGGGGGGCCCGGGCGGGCCCCGCGTCGTCCGCATCGTCAAGTCGGAGTCCGGCTACGGCTTCAACGTCCGCGGCCAAGTGAGCGAGGGCGGCCAGCTGCGGAGCATCAACGGCGAGCTCTACGCCCCGCTGCAGCATGTCAGCGCCGTgctgggcggcggggcggccgacCGCGCCGGGGTGCGCAAGGGGGACCGCATCCTGGAGGT GAACGGGGTGAACGTCGAAGGAGCGACGCACAAGCAAGTGGTGGACCTGATCCGCGCAGGAGAGAAGGAGTTGATCCTGACGGTGTTGTCGGTGCCTCCCCACGAGGCAGACAATCTGGATCCCAGCGATGACTCTTTGGGGCAGTCGTTCTATGACTACACAGAAAAACAAGCCGtgcccatctccatccccacctACAAGCACGTGGAGCAAAACGGCGAGAAGTTTGTG gtcTACAATGTTTACATGGCGGGCCGCCAGCTCTGCTCCAAGCGGTACCGGGAGTTTGCCATCCTGCACCAGAACCTGAAACGGGAATTCGCCAACTTCACTTTTCCACGTCTCCCGGGGAAATGGCCCTTCTCTTTGTCGGAGCAGCAGCTGGACGCCCGGCGGCGAGGGCTGGAGGAGTACCTGGAGAAAG TGTGTTCGATACGCGTCATTGGGGAGAGCGACATCATGCAGGAGTTCCTCTCGGAGTCGGACGAG AATTACAACGGCGTCTCGGACGTGGAGCTCCGGGTAGCGCTACCAGATATAACGACAGTGACGGTCAGAGTCAAAAAGAACAGCACTACAGACCAGGTCTACCAg GCTGTGGCTGCCAAAGTCGGAATGGACAGTATTACCGCAAACTACTTCGCCTTGTTTGAAGTGATCAATCACTCCTTTG tgCGCAAACTGGCGCCCAACGAATTCCCCCACAAACTCTACGTGCAGAATTACACCTCGGCGGTGCCGGGAACGTGCCTGACCATCCGGAAATGGCTCTTCACTACAGAGGAGGAGGTTCTTCTCAATGACAATGACCTGGCGGTCACCTACTTCTTCCATCAG GCTGTTGATGACGTCAAGAAAGGCTACATCAAAGCAGAGGAGAAGTCCTACCAGTTACAGAAGCTGTGTGAGCAGAGAAAGATGGTCATG TATTTAAACATGTTACGGACGTGCGAGGGTTACAACGAGATCATCTTCCCCCATTGCTCCTGTGACTCTCGGCGGAAGGGACATGTGATCACAGCCATCAGCATCAAGCACTTTAAACTCCACGCCTGCACCGAGGAGGGGCAGCTGGAG AACCAGGTAATAGCATTCGAATGGGACGAAATGCAGCGGTGGGACACGGACGAAGAGGGAatggcattttgttttgaatacGCACGAGGAGAGAAGAAACCCCGATGGGTTAAAATCTTCACCCCCTAT TTCAACTACATGCACGAGTGCTTCGAACGGGTCTTCTGCGAGCTCAAGTGGAGGAAGGAG
- the TUFT1 gene encoding tuftelin isoform X2: MNNVCLGAGEESVKVLRLTLPNDLPGDRREQAKQKPVGKAFAMVANRSSNAHSLASECIKSNDGDEEIIKVYLKARAEGGTNHEEHVNQLKSEVRYIQEARSSLKKLREDLSSKLENRQGDKQHAQVVLEQQNGSWLYPERLRDDSQEEQEEDCSGEDVEKIRQTAKRLFTKLQEAEKRHQLEKKTFERTVSQYQEEAEQTSAALRRAERSVAEKEVQVDELQRLLAGMEKEHRSLLLKMKEGEAELARLRSVEGDKLAEQDRSAQLEKEVATLREKIHHLDDMLKSQQRKVRQMIEQLQNSKTVIQAKDAVIQELKERVAYLEAENLEMHDRIEHLIEKQVSRGGHSSRARSKSEYVSSKRLTGPKPLPLIRVVET, encoded by the exons ATGAACAACGTCTGCCTGGGAGCCGGCGAG gagaGCGTGAAGGTGCTGCGGCTGACCCTGCCCAATGACCTGCCGGGAGACAGGCGCGAGCAGGCAAAGCAGAAG CCGGTGGGAAAAGCCTTCGCCATGGTGGCCAACAGATCCAGCAACGCTCACTCCCTGGCCTCCGAGTGCATCAAATCCAACGACGGCGATGAGGAGATCATCAAG GTTTATCTCAAGGCGCGAGCCGAGGGCGGCACGAACCACGAGGAGCACGTCAACCAGCTGAAAAGTGAAGTTCGTTACATCCAAGAG GCTAGAAGTTCTTTGAAGAAGCTGCGGGAAGACTTAAGTAGTAAACTTGAGAACAGACAAGGAGATAAACAGCACGCACAG GtggtgctggagcagcagaaCGGGAGCTGGCTCTACCCCGAGAGGCTGCGGGACGattcccaggaggagcag GAGGAGGACTGCTCAGGGGAGGACGTGGAAAAGATCCGACAGACGGCAAAGAGGCTCTTCACGAAGCTGCAGGAGGCTGAGAAGCGCCATCAGTTGGAGAAGAAAACCTTTGAG AGGACGGTCTCGCAGTACCAGGAGGAAGCGGAGCAGACGAGCGCTGCCCTGCGGAGAGCGGAGAGGAGCGTGGCGGAGAAGGAGGTGCAGGTGGACGAGCTGCAGAGGCTGCTGGCGGGGATGGAGAAG GAGCACAGGAGCTTGCTGCTGAAGATGAAAGAAGGCGAAGCAGAGCTGGCGAGGCTGAGAAGCGTGGAAGGTGACAAGCTCGCCGAACAAGACCG GTCAGcccagctggagaaggaggtggcCACGCTGCGGGAGAAGATACACCATCTGGACGACATGCTGAAGAGCCAGCAGCGCAAAGTCCGCCAGATGATCGAGCAG CTCCAGAACTCCAAAACGGTGATCCAGGCCAAAGACGCCGTGATCCAGGAGCTCAAGGAGAGAGTCGCTTACTTGGAGGCTGAG AACCTGGAGATGCACGACCGCATAGAGCACCTGATCGAGAAGCAAGTCAGTCGGGGCGGCCACAGCTCCCGAGCGCGCTCCAAGTCGGAGTACGTGAGCAG CAAAAGGCTGACGGGCCCCAAGCCGCTGCCTCTCATTCGAGTAGTGGAAACATGA
- the SNX27 gene encoding sorting nexin-27 isoform X2 translates to MADEEGEGLPRSAAAAQRNGGGEGAPGGPGGPRVVRIVKSESGYGFNVRGQVSEGGQLRSINGELYAPLQHVSAVLGGGAADRAGVRKGDRILEVNGVNVEGATHKQVVDLIRAGEKELILTVLSVPPHEADNLDPSDDSLGQSFYDYTEKQAVPISIPTYKHVEQNGEKFVVYNVYMAGRQLCSKRYREFAILHQNLKREFANFTFPRLPGKWPFSLSEQQLDARRRGLEEYLEKVCSIRVIGESDIMQEFLSESDENYNGVSDVELRVALPDITTVTVRVKKNSTTDQVYQAVAAKVGMDSITANYFALFEVINHSFVRKLAPNEFPHKLYVQNYTSAVPGTCLTIRKWLFTTEEEVLLNDNDLAVTYFFHQAVDDVKKGYIKAEEKSYQLQKLCEQRKMVMYLNMLRTCEGYNEIIFPHCSCDSRRKGHVITAISIKHFKLHACTEEGQLENQVIAFEWDEMQRWDTDEEGMAFCFEYARGEKKPRWVKIFTPYFNYMHECFERVFCELKWRKENIFQMVRSQQRDAAT, encoded by the exons ATGGCGGACGAGGAGGGCGAGGGGCTGCcgcgctcggcggcggcggcgcagcggaacggcggcggggagggggccccGGGGGGCCCGGGCGGGCCCCGCGTCGTCCGCATCGTCAAGTCGGAGTCCGGCTACGGCTTCAACGTCCGCGGCCAAGTGAGCGAGGGCGGCCAGCTGCGGAGCATCAACGGCGAGCTCTACGCCCCGCTGCAGCATGTCAGCGCCGTgctgggcggcggggcggccgacCGCGCCGGGGTGCGCAAGGGGGACCGCATCCTGGAGGT GAACGGGGTGAACGTCGAAGGAGCGACGCACAAGCAAGTGGTGGACCTGATCCGCGCAGGAGAGAAGGAGTTGATCCTGACGGTGTTGTCGGTGCCTCCCCACGAGGCAGACAATCTGGATCCCAGCGATGACTCTTTGGGGCAGTCGTTCTATGACTACACAGAAAAACAAGCCGtgcccatctccatccccacctACAAGCACGTGGAGCAAAACGGCGAGAAGTTTGTG gtcTACAATGTTTACATGGCGGGCCGCCAGCTCTGCTCCAAGCGGTACCGGGAGTTTGCCATCCTGCACCAGAACCTGAAACGGGAATTCGCCAACTTCACTTTTCCACGTCTCCCGGGGAAATGGCCCTTCTCTTTGTCGGAGCAGCAGCTGGACGCCCGGCGGCGAGGGCTGGAGGAGTACCTGGAGAAAG TGTGTTCGATACGCGTCATTGGGGAGAGCGACATCATGCAGGAGTTCCTCTCGGAGTCGGACGAG AATTACAACGGCGTCTCGGACGTGGAGCTCCGGGTAGCGCTACCAGATATAACGACAGTGACGGTCAGAGTCAAAAAGAACAGCACTACAGACCAGGTCTACCAg GCTGTGGCTGCCAAAGTCGGAATGGACAGTATTACCGCAAACTACTTCGCCTTGTTTGAAGTGATCAATCACTCCTTTG tgCGCAAACTGGCGCCCAACGAATTCCCCCACAAACTCTACGTGCAGAATTACACCTCGGCGGTGCCGGGAACGTGCCTGACCATCCGGAAATGGCTCTTCACTACAGAGGAGGAGGTTCTTCTCAATGACAATGACCTGGCGGTCACCTACTTCTTCCATCAG GCTGTTGATGACGTCAAGAAAGGCTACATCAAAGCAGAGGAGAAGTCCTACCAGTTACAGAAGCTGTGTGAGCAGAGAAAGATGGTCATG TATTTAAACATGTTACGGACGTGCGAGGGTTACAACGAGATCATCTTCCCCCATTGCTCCTGTGACTCTCGGCGGAAGGGACATGTGATCACAGCCATCAGCATCAAGCACTTTAAACTCCACGCCTGCACCGAGGAGGGGCAGCTGGAG AACCAGGTAATAGCATTCGAATGGGACGAAATGCAGCGGTGGGACACGGACGAAGAGGGAatggcattttgttttgaatacGCACGAGGAGAGAAGAAACCCCGATGGGTTAAAATCTTCACCCCCTAT TTCAACTACATGCACGAGTGCTTCGAACGGGTCTTCTGCGAGCTCAAGTGGAGGAAGGAG